Proteins encoded together in one Anoxybacillus flavithermus window:
- a CDS encoding ABC transporter ATP-binding protein — MFIELQNVTKIYGKDEYATKALSQVSLQIERGEFISIMGPSGSGKSTLLNIIGCMDVPTEGVYRLEGEDVTRLNDRQLSDIRNKKVSFIFQQFALMTNFTVFENVELPLLKRNMSKKERREKVEYYLNKLGIFHLRQKNVSKLSGGQKQRVAIARAMVAETNIVLADEPTGSLDRQNGEKVMELLQQMNEEGKCIIVITHDEKIASYANRMIYLSDGCIQLDKGKG, encoded by the coding sequence ATGTTCATTGAATTACAAAATGTAACAAAAATATATGGTAAGGATGAATACGCGACGAAGGCACTAAGTCAGGTAAGTCTACAAATTGAACGTGGAGAGTTTATTTCAATTATGGGACCTTCTGGATCGGGAAAATCGACTTTATTAAATATTATCGGATGTATGGATGTCCCGACAGAAGGAGTATATCGACTTGAAGGGGAAGATGTAACGAGATTAAATGACAGACAGCTAAGCGATATTCGCAATAAAAAGGTTAGCTTCATTTTCCAACAATTCGCATTAATGACAAACTTCACTGTATTTGAAAACGTTGAACTCCCATTATTAAAACGAAACATGTCAAAAAAGGAGCGACGCGAAAAAGTTGAATATTACTTAAACAAGCTTGGCATTTTTCATTTGCGACAAAAGAATGTTTCTAAGCTATCGGGGGGACAAAAACAACGTGTTGCCATTGCAAGGGCGATGGTAGCGGAAACGAACATCGTTTTAGCTGATGAACCGACAGGATCGCTTGATCGTCAAAATGGTGAGAAAGTAATGGAGCTCCTTCAACAAATGAACGAAGAGGGGAAATGTATCATTGTCATTACACATGATGAAAAAATAGCTTCTTATGCTAATCGGATGATTTATCTTAGTGATGGATGCATTCAGCTAGATAAGGGAAAGGGGTAG